The sequence CTTCACTTGTTGATTGGGAAAGAAAGGTCTGTTCAGTAATCTTTGTTGGCGGATGTAATCTTAAGTGTCCGTTTTGCCAAAACTATTCTTTGGTAAAAGAATCCAAGGACTTAAAAGTCTGGTCATGGCAAGAAATCAAAGATAAATTAATATCGAAAAAGAACTGGTTGGATGGTGTGGTCATCAGTGGTGGTGAACCGACAATACATCCAGAAATTTTTGGACTATTGATAAAAATAAAACAACTTGGTTTTCCAACTAAAATCGACACTAACGGTACTTTTCCTTATGTACTAAAAGAATTAATTGAATTAGGTTTAATCGATTATATCGCAATGGATGTCAAAACCGCATTAGATGAGCGTTATTATCGTGCTTGTGGCCGAAGCATAGAACTTTGTTTAATAAAACGAACCGTTAAATTACTCAAAGAAAGTAATATTGATTATGAATTTAGAACTACTTTAGTTCCTAAATTAGTTACAGCAGAAGAATTGATTGCCATTGCTCGTGAAATTGCTCCTGCCAAATCATATGTATTACAGCAATTTGTGCCTCAGAATGCTCGGCAAGTGAAATTCAGAAATATTAAGCCCTATAGTAAGAGCGACGCTTTAGAATTTCAGCGTATG is a genomic window of candidate division WOR-3 bacterium containing:
- a CDS encoding anaerobic ribonucleoside-triphosphate reductase activating protein encodes the protein MKILGFIETSLVDWERKVCSVIFVGGCNLKCPFCQNYSLVKESKDLKVWSWQEIKDKLISKKNWLDGVVISGGEPTIHPEIFGLLIKIKQLGFPTKIDTNGTFPYVLKELIELGLIDYIAMDVKTALDERYYRACGRSIELCLIKRTVKLLKESNIDYEFRTTLVPKLVTAEELIAIAREIAPAKSYVLQQFVPQNARQVKFRNIKPYSKSDALEFQRMLKLYLNNVSIRGF